Genomic DNA from Nitratidesulfovibrio vulgaris str. Hildenborough:
GGAGCATCGCCAACCGTCACCACCAGTTCGTCGTGCGGTTCCTCCAGCGGAAGGAAGAGGCTGTCGATTTCGTGATAGCCGTCGTCACGGCGCGACGTGATATGGAGGTCGAGATTGACCTTGCACCCGGAACGGAGCGTCACCGCGTCGTTCATGCCTGTGTCTCCGCCGATTCGACGGTGAGGTGGTCGTTGGTGAAGACGCATATCTCGCCTGCGATGCGCATGGCTTCACGGGCGATGGTCTCCGCATCGAGTTGCGTGTGGCGGGCGAGTGCGCGGGCTGCGGCAAGGGCATAGGGGCCGCCGCTACCTATGGCGGCGATGCCGTCATCCGGTTCGATGACATCCCCGTTGCCCGAGAGCACGAGGATGTGTTCGTTGTCGGCCACAAGCAGCATGGCTTCGAGTCGGCGCAGATACTTGTCCTTGCGCCACGACTTGGCCATCTCCACGGCGGCGCGGACAAGGTTGCCCCTGTGTTCTTCAAGCTTGGCCTCGAAATGTTCGAACAGCGTGAAGGCATCGGCCGTGGAACCCGCAAAGCCTGCGACCACCCGTCCGTTGTAGAGACGGCGCACCTTGCGCGCCGAGTGCTTCATGACGATGCTCTGGCCCATGGTCACCTGACCGTCACCTGCGATGGTGACACCCTGGGCACCCCGCACTGCGAGAATGGTCGTTCCCTTGAGTTCCATGAATACTCCCGTATATCGTACGCCTGAAAGGGCGTGATGTCTGTCCGCACCACAAGAGGGCAGGGGGCTGCCCTCTTGTGGTGTTCTGGGCAGTACTGCCCCATTCAGGGCTATTCCGTGGTGTTCAGTCTCAGTGCCGTGACCTTTGAGGGGCGCGTGCTCTACCAGAACGCCTTTCTCTCCTGATAGGTGGCGGCGAACCGTTCGAGTTCGGCCATCTCTTCAGGTGTGCGCGCCTGTGCCCTGGCCTGTTCCTCGAATGATTCGGTCTTGTGCTTGTCGTTGCTGTACAGCGAACTGTAGGCAAGGTGGAGGTACGCCTTGAAAGGTTGCCCGGAAGCACCCAGCACCCGCCCGTAGTAGTAGTGCACCTCGGCATCTTCGGGCAGTCGGCGAAGCACCTCGTCGAAATACTGGTACGACTTCTGGGGCTGCCCCGAATCGGCAAGAAGCCGGGCATAGAAGAAGAGTGCCATGTAGTCGTCGGGGTTCATGAGCGTGGCGCGTTGCAGCATGGCTGCGGCCCGCCCCTTGTCACCCTTGGTGTAGTGGAACCTGCCGGCCTCGCGCCATATGAGCTGGTCTTTCGGGCTGCACTGCAATGCCTTGTCGAAGGCGGCAGTCGCTTCGGCGACCCTGTTCTGACGTGAAAAGAGTATGGCCTTGCCGAGTTGCGCGAGGCAATCCCCGGCGGGGGCATCGGCGAAAAGCCGTTCCGAGACCGCGGGGTCTCCATAGCGGGCCCTGCAAATGGTGCGCACCCTGAGGAACCGTGCGTCGTCATTGGGACGCGACCGGATATCTGCCGGAAGTGCGGCGATGCGCGCAGAAAGCGAGTTGATGCGCTCGTTCACGG
This window encodes:
- the hslV gene encoding ATP-dependent protease subunit HslV, with the protein product MELKGTTILAVRGAQGVTIAGDGQVTMGQSIVMKHSARKVRRLYNGRVVAGFAGSTADAFTLFEHFEAKLEEHRGNLVRAAVEMAKSWRKDKYLRRLEAMLLVADNEHILVLSGNGDVIEPDDGIAAIGSGGPYALAAARALARHTQLDAETIAREAMRIAGEICVFTNDHLTVESAETQA